In Phorcysia thermohydrogeniphila, the DNA window TGTCTTTTTTATTCCTCCAAAGCCAGTTCCACACAAGATACCGGGAACTTCTGCTATTCCCCTTTTCAACACTTCCTCCGAGTATAGTTTAGTAAGATAGTAGAAAGATTCTAACATCCTTTGAACTCTAAACCAGTTTGTGAGGTCTATTTGGAGCTCTGGAAAAAGCTTTCTATGCTCTACTTCAGGTTCTGGAACAAGTTCTCTATTAGAGCAAGAATACTAATGCTTATTTCTCTTGTTATCTTTCCTATGGTTTTAATGACGGGAAAGTCCGTTTATTCTGGAATATCTAAATATATCAAGAAAGACAAAGAGTTAAGATGTATTGAACATATAAAACATCATATATACATCGTTTCACTACTTCAGAAGCACAGAGGACTGTTATCTATCTACCTTAATGGTGATAAAAGGGTAAAGGAACGAGTTCTGGATTTGGAGCGGGAAATTAAGGAACAGTTTAAGGAGTGTTTGAGGAGGTGCAAAGAACCTGAAAAGAAAAAAGATTTAGAAAAGATGTACCTGCAGTTTAAATCTCTTCTTCTCTCTTCCTTTTTGGAAAAAGGGTTTTCTGCTAAGGAGATTTTTGATAGACATACTTTGCTTATCAGCAGATTGTTGGAGTTTGCGAAGGACGAGGCAATAAAGGATGGGCTATTAGTGGATTCTGAACCTTATATCAGGACTTTGGCAGATGTAGCGCTAATAGAACTTCCGCAGCTTACCGAAATCATTGGAAGAGTTCGTGGGCTGGGGAGCGGGATTCTTGCCAAAAAGAAGCTGGAGGAGGAAGAAAAGGAAGATATAGTAGAGCTCTACAGGCTTCTTTCTGGCTACAGGAGCGTAGTTGGCTGGACAGTTAATAATATCCAGCTACCCCAAGGTATACACGTAGAGTTTCACGATGTTCTTGCAAAAGTTGACAATTACCTTGATTTTGTAGAGTTATCCTTCATTATAAAGTTTAACTCAACTCTTGACCCGATTAGTTTTTTTGACAGGTCTTCTGAGATTATTGATAGGGTTTATAGCCTCTACGATTCTTTAACTGATTACCTTCAGAGTTTTCTAAAAGAGAGAAAAAAGGTTTACTTGGGCTCTTTTACGGTAGAAGCTCTCGCATTAATCCTCTTTTCTTCGTTTTTAACCTGTACTGCGGTTACTATTTACAGGACTATTGGCCTTTCGCTTAACGAGATACTTAGGGTTGCTGATGGAATTTCTCGGGGTGATTTTGATGTTAAAGTGGAGATTTCTGATAGAAATGAATTTGGAAGAGTGGCAAGGGCCCTAAATACAGCCCTTGAAAGGTTAAAGGAAACAGTAACCCTCCTTAAAAATTATAAGCTTGCCGTTGATGAGAGTAATGTTATCCTGAAGACAGACTCTCAGGGAATAATAACTTATGCTAACAAAGAGTTTGAAAAACTTAGTGGTTATAAAGCCTCTGAAGTTACTGGAAAGCATTTAAGTTTTGTTTTTGAGACCTTTACTGACAAAGATACCTTTCACGATGTCCTTAAGGCAGTAAAAGAGGGGAAACTGTGGAAAGGGAGGCTTGTAGGCAAAGGTAAAGCAGACAAAAAGTGTGTTGTTGATACGACGATTGTTCCTATTTCTAAGGAAGGAAAAAAGATCATTGAATTTGTTGTAATCTGTCACGATGTCACTGAGCTTGAAGAAAGTAGGCAGAGGCTTTACCATCTCCTCAACTATGATACCGTAACTGGGCTGCCCAATAGGAACAAGTTACTGGAGGATATCTATAAGGCAGAATATCCTGCTATTTGCGTTCTGGACATTTCTGACTTCAACCATTTAAACGAACTTTTTGGAGAAGAGCAAGGTGATGCAATTTTAGAGCAAGTAGGAAAAGAACTTAAGAAGTTTAGCAAGAACGTTCTCCCTTACAGGGTTCAGTCCGATGAGTTTGCTCTCCTGTATGACCTCGGAAAGAAGA includes these proteins:
- a CDS encoding EAL domain-containing protein, which codes for MELWKKLSMLYFRFWNKFSIRARILMLISLVIFPMVLMTGKSVYSGISKYIKKDKELRCIEHIKHHIYIVSLLQKHRGLLSIYLNGDKRVKERVLDLEREIKEQFKECLRRCKEPEKKKDLEKMYLQFKSLLLSSFLEKGFSAKEIFDRHTLLISRLLEFAKDEAIKDGLLVDSEPYIRTLADVALIELPQLTEIIGRVRGLGSGILAKKKLEEEEKEDIVELYRLLSGYRSVVGWTVNNIQLPQGIHVEFHDVLAKVDNYLDFVELSFIIKFNSTLDPISFFDRSSEIIDRVYSLYDSLTDYLQSFLKERKKVYLGSFTVEALALILFSSFLTCTAVTIYRTIGLSLNEILRVADGISRGDFDVKVEISDRNEFGRVARALNTALERLKETVTLLKNYKLAVDESNVILKTDSQGIITYANKEFEKLSGYKASEVTGKHLSFVFETFTDKDTFHDVLKAVKEGKLWKGRLVGKGKADKKCVVDTTIVPISKEGKKIIEFVVICHDVTELEESRQRLYHLLNYDTVTGLPNRNKLLEDIYKAEYPAICVLDISDFNHLNELFGEEQGDAILEQVGKELKKFSKNVLPYRVQSDEFALLYDLGKKSLTKEEFLAFCREIINALENAAFRCGDVDVFLNFKAGFAATKENKKNLLAYAEMALNEARRRRVKIFEMSFGRHSFDYLKNMLWIKKVRGALEDHRIIPFYQPIYNNATGKVEKFEALVRMVDEDGHFVSPGMFLSVAKKAGIYPDLTREMFRRVLEDFENLPFDVSVNISFEDLLSEKTVNFILDALKRFPSPDRLTFEILETEEIENYSLLHDFVSEIKTFGCKFAIDDFGTGYSNFENLMKLRVDYLKIDGSIIKRLPEDRGARALTEAIVSFSKELGIKTVAEFVSSGEIFELVKEIGIDYSQGYYFGKPEPIDVVKRKFKKL